A single region of the Xiphias gladius isolate SHS-SW01 ecotype Sanya breed wild chromosome 17, ASM1685928v1, whole genome shotgun sequence genome encodes:
- the timm22 gene encoding mitochondrial import inner membrane translocase subunit Tim22, producing MAASAGAAHSAASDSQGPASAGPSLDNPTIQYSMILDHLIGDKKPVKDLNPAVMGGLPVPPKSEEQKMIERGMESCAFKSALACVGGFVLGGAFGIFTAGIDTNVGFDPKDPLRTPTAREVLKDMGQRGMSYAKNFAIVGAMFSCTECIIESHRGKSDWKNAVYSGCVTGGAIGFRAGLKAGVLGCGGFAAFSAAIEYYLR from the exons ATGGCCGCCTCCGCGGGAGCTGCACACTCCGCTGCCTCCGACTCACAAGGTCCTGCTTCGGCTGGTCCGAGTCTGGACAACCCAACGATTCAGTACAGTATGATCCTGGACCATCTTATCGGGGACAAGAAGCCCGTAAAAGATCTGAACCCCGCCGTTATGGGTGGGCTGCCGGTGCCTCCCAAAAGCGAGGAGCAGAAGATGATCGAGAGGGGAATGGAGAGCTGCGCCTTCAAGTCTGCTCTGGCCTGTGTGGGGG GGTTTGTTCTGGGAGGAGCTTTTGGTATTTTCACAGCTGGCATCGATACCAATGTTGGCTTTGACCCCAAAGACCCCCTGAGAACTCCAACAGCACGAGAAGTCCTCAAAGACATGGGCCAGAGGGGGATGTCCTACGCCAAGAACTTTGCCATCGTAGGCGCCATGTTCTCCTGTACAGAGTGCATCATAGAATCA caCCGAGGCAAATCTGACTGGAAGAACGCGGTGTACAGTGGTTGTGTAACTGGAGGAGCGATCGGATTTCGTG ctggtCTGAAGGCTGGGGTCCTGGGATGTGGAGGCTTTGCTGCATTCTCTGCTGCAATTGAATATTATTTGCGGTGA